A genomic stretch from Hemicordylus capensis ecotype Gifberg chromosome 1, rHemCap1.1.pri, whole genome shotgun sequence includes:
- the LOC128340920 gene encoding uncharacterized protein LOC128340920 — MPGKARGKKGGQPIRQPKRPAPPQSSSEEDDEEMTLIRGLISRMEALEKAKAAPSNKGADLSGGGGVPPLKVPQRTRGSVKFQLLTSLSSRLDALEEGLNPARPGPSAPPLPLPAPEVPVPEAPAPSLPLPAVPVGQPPVDPTSPSAPGAGRAAVPV; from the exons ATGCCGGGGAAAGCTAGGGGCAAGAAAGGGGGGCAGCCTATCAGGCAACCCAAGAGGCCTGCCCCTCCGCAGTCTTCTTCAGAGGAGGATGACGAGGAGATGACTCTCATTCGGGGGCTGATTAGTAGGATGGAGGCTTTGGAAAAAGCTAAGGCCGCCCCTTCCAACAAGGGTGCTGACCTTTCTGGTGGGGGCGGTGTGCCACCCCTTAAGGTTCCTCAGAGGACTAGGGGATCTGTTAAGTTCCAGCTGCTAACCTCTCTCTCTAGTAGGTTGGATGCGCTTGAGGAAGGACTGAATCCTGCCAGACCAGGCCCTTCTGCACCTCCGTTGCCGCTTCCTGCGCCTGAGGTTCCGGTTCCAGAGGCGCCCGCGCCGTCACTGCCTTTGCCTGCTGTACCAGTTGGACAGCCACCAGTGGACCCGACTAGTCCTTCggccccgg gtgctggcaggGCGGCGGTCCCGGTCTga